The following coding sequences lie in one Homalodisca vitripennis isolate AUS2020 chromosome X, UT_GWSS_2.1, whole genome shotgun sequence genomic window:
- the LOC124368497 gene encoding uncharacterized protein LOC124368497, which produces MRYRSKFNGHWDGNVVNNTGSVTREEDLLPQGEFLLPDPVYQGPLPVTYDKYCDLQALKIFFGEEANVFYSNIPKMEPGETKKSQKKKTEKRLQNMETRNDGLKKRT; this is translated from the exons ATGCGGTATCGATCAAAATTCAATGGACACTGGGATGGCAATGTCGTGAATAATACAGGATCAGTAACTCGAGAAGAAGACTTGCTACCTCAGGGAGAATTTCTACTGCCAGATCCTGTTTACCAAG gGCCGTTACCAGTAACCTATGACAAGTACTGTGACCTTCAagctctaaaaatattttttggtgaaGAAGCCAATGTTTTCTACAGCAATATCCCTAAAATGGAACCAGGAGAAACAAAAAAGAGCCAgaagaagaaaacagaaaaaagGCTCCAAAACATGGAAACAAGAAATGATGGTTTAAAGAAAAGAACTTAA